A window from Actinomycetospora corticicola encodes these proteins:
- a CDS encoding NAD(P)/FAD-dependent oxidoreductase: MKTIAIVGASVAGVRAAQALRQAGFDGRLTLLGDDPHAPYDRPPLSKAYLAGRSDEADLALLDDDDLADLSLDLRAGVRAVALDTAAGRVRCDDGTELGADGVVVATGGSARRLPGTEDVGGVHALRTLDDARALRAELVPGARVVVVGGGFIGAEVASTCRALGLPVTVLDGLPTPLSPVLGETLARPCVALHAEHGTTLHTGAAVEGLATASTADGGRRVTGVRLRDGREVPADVVVVGVGITPNTGWLQGSGVKVDQGARTDDGMVTDVPAVVAVGDVARWSRGPASHRHEHWTSAGEQAAVAAENLLAGATVRTVAPSGYVWSEQYGRMLQLAGHPDPADEVEILHGDVDERRFVARYRRADGTTTGLFAMADPRTFGRLRRTELPRPATR, translated from the coding sequence ATGAAGACCATCGCGATCGTGGGGGCCTCCGTGGCCGGGGTGCGCGCGGCGCAGGCCCTGCGGCAGGCCGGGTTCGACGGTCGGCTGACCCTGCTGGGCGACGACCCGCACGCCCCCTACGACCGGCCGCCCCTGTCGAAGGCCTACCTGGCCGGGCGGAGCGACGAGGCGGACCTCGCGCTGCTCGACGACGACGACCTCGCCGACCTGTCGCTGGACCTGCGCGCGGGGGTGCGCGCCGTCGCGCTCGACACCGCGGCGGGCCGCGTGCGCTGCGACGACGGCACGGAGCTCGGCGCGGACGGCGTCGTGGTCGCCACCGGGGGGTCCGCCCGGCGGCTGCCCGGCACGGAGGACGTCGGGGGCGTGCACGCGCTGCGCACGCTCGACGACGCCCGCGCGCTGCGGGCGGAGCTCGTGCCGGGCGCGCGGGTGGTCGTGGTCGGGGGCGGGTTCATCGGGGCCGAGGTCGCCTCGACGTGCCGGGCACTCGGCCTGCCGGTCACGGTGCTCGACGGGCTCCCCACGCCGCTGTCGCCGGTCCTGGGGGAGACCCTCGCCCGCCCCTGCGTGGCCCTCCACGCCGAGCACGGCACCACGCTGCACACCGGCGCCGCGGTCGAGGGGCTCGCCACGGCGTCGACGGCCGACGGCGGCCGTCGGGTGACCGGGGTGCGCCTGCGCGACGGGCGGGAGGTCCCGGCCGACGTGGTCGTGGTCGGCGTCGGCATCACCCCGAACACCGGGTGGCTGCAGGGCTCGGGGGTCAAGGTCGACCAGGGGGCGCGCACCGACGACGGCATGGTGACCGACGTGCCCGCCGTCGTGGCCGTGGGCGACGTCGCCCGCTGGTCCCGGGGCCCGGCGTCGCACCGCCACGAGCACTGGACCAGCGCGGGGGAGCAGGCCGCGGTGGCGGCGGAGAACCTGCTGGCGGGCGCCACGGTCCGCACGGTGGCGCCCTCGGGCTACGTCTGGTCGGAGCAGTACGGGCGGATGCTCCAGCTCGCCGGGCACCCCGATCCCGCGGACGAGGTCGAGATCCTGCACGGCGACGTCGACGAGCGGCGCTTCGTCGCCCGCTACCGTCGCGCCGACGGCACGACGACGGGCCTGTTCGCCATGGCCGACCCCCGCACGTTCGGCCGGCTGCGCCGGACCGAGCTGCCGCGTCCCGCGACCCGCTGA
- a CDS encoding aromatic ring-hydroxylating oxygenase subunit alpha, whose product MTTGEYVGSIADTQLPESLRATLPGRYYTDPAIFAAEQALILEEGWFCAVLAADIPTAGDFETVQVGRESVIVARGRTGDVHAYLNVCRHRGARLCTEEKGSVRRSFQCPYHAWTYGLDGKLISAPNIASMPDIDRREYGLNRVAVQEWLGYVWVCLADEPPSFADTVIADVTTRLGSPEAIVGYDVAGLQLGRRISYDVAANWKQIVENFMECYHCGTIHPELTEVLPEFADGLAAQYFVGHGAEFGEDVAGFTVDGSAGLARLPGVAAEQDRRYYAITVRPQVFINLVPDHVVLHRMFPLSADRTLVVCDWLYLPEVVASGADLDRSVELFHRVNQQDFEACERCQVSMDSRSYARGGVLVPSEHHIGEFHDWVRERVG is encoded by the coding sequence ATGACCACTGGTGAGTACGTCGGGTCGATCGCCGACACCCAGCTCCCCGAGAGCCTCCGGGCCACGTTGCCGGGGCGGTACTACACCGATCCCGCGATCTTCGCGGCCGAGCAGGCACTGATCCTGGAGGAGGGCTGGTTCTGCGCCGTCCTCGCGGCCGACATCCCGACGGCGGGCGACTTCGAGACCGTGCAGGTCGGCCGCGAGAGCGTCATCGTCGCCCGCGGCCGGACCGGCGACGTGCACGCCTACCTCAACGTGTGCCGGCACCGCGGTGCCCGGCTCTGCACCGAGGAGAAGGGCTCGGTCCGGCGCTCCTTCCAGTGCCCTTACCACGCCTGGACCTACGGCCTCGACGGCAAGCTCATCTCGGCCCCGAACATCGCCTCGATGCCCGACATCGACCGCCGCGAGTACGGGCTGAACCGCGTCGCGGTGCAGGAGTGGCTCGGCTACGTCTGGGTCTGCCTCGCCGACGAGCCGCCGTCGTTCGCCGACACCGTGATCGCGGACGTCACCACCCGGCTCGGCTCCCCCGAGGCCATCGTCGGCTACGACGTCGCCGGCCTGCAGCTCGGCCGGCGCATCTCCTACGACGTCGCGGCGAACTGGAAGCAGATCGTCGAGAACTTCATGGAGTGCTACCACTGCGGCACGATCCACCCGGAGCTGACCGAGGTGCTCCCCGAGTTCGCGGACGGTCTCGCCGCCCAGTACTTCGTCGGGCACGGCGCGGAGTTCGGCGAGGACGTCGCGGGCTTCACCGTCGACGGCTCGGCGGGTCTCGCGCGGCTGCCCGGCGTCGCCGCGGAGCAGGACCGCCGCTACTACGCGATCACGGTCCGCCCGCAGGTCTTCATCAACCTGGTGCCCGACCACGTGGTCCTGCACCGGATGTTCCCGCTCTCCGCGGACCGGACCCTCGTGGTCTGCGACTGGCTCTACCTCCCCGAGGTCGTCGCCTCGGGTGCCGACCTCGACCGCTCCGTCGAACTCTTCCACCGGGTCAACCAGCAGGACTTCGAGGCCTGCGAGCGCTGCCAGGTGTCGATGGACTCGCGTTCCTACGCGCGCGGCGGGGTGCTCGTGCCCAGTGAGCACCACATCGGCGAGTTCCACGACTGGGTCCGCGAGCGCGTCGGCTGA